The DNA segment GCTGTGAGGACATACTTTCTCCTTCAAATCAGCCAGCAGCTCATCACCAGACCCAGATGACTCCTCCGATGAAGAAGTCGCTCTCGCCCGTAGCGAAGAGAACCTGCAATGATCTGCTGCCATCAAGAACCTGAATCAGTCGATGCCTCTTTGCCTACCCAACCACCGGACCTGTACTAATTTGTGGGTTAAAGATGGAATCTCAAAGATGGAGGAGGATACCACGGGGTTGGGAGGAGGAAAGAGAAATGGGAGGAGACGAGAAGGAGCGGCGAGGCGGcggcgggaggaggaggactgGGGCCCGGTGAGAGGCTGAACCGGGCGCGGGCGCGAGGAGGCGAGATCCAGAGAGCACCGCTGCCGGAGGGGACGCTGCTGCAAACGCCGTCGCCGCCATGGAGCTCGCTGTTGacttcggcgattgcttccttcccCCTTCTCCGGCTTTCAGATTGGTCTTGCTTTTGCTTGCCTCCCCTCAAAAATGCCCAAGTGATTTGGCCACCCAACCTCTGTCCACTATCCAATAGACAGGTGGCAGATGGACTTCTTCTTATTGGTTGCTTGTCTATCATGATATCATCGTGACAAAAGAATATGTGATCCCGGAACTCTTCGAGTTATCCTATTTCTTGGTTGAAAAGAAGAACTCATCTTCatgtttttaattttcttttgtaaataagcatattcaaatttaaagaaaatgatGAAATGTTTTTCTGATGAATTTTTACCAATGCAGCTAAACTTAGTCATAACGACTGCAAGCTTAACTTTGATGAATTTTTATTATTGATTGAACCTTATTCGTATACACCAAATGATACTATTAAATATACACAAAAGGATTATTGAGAAACACTTACTGGTCAAATAGCATTAGTTTGGTGCTACATACTAACTAAACAACACATTTCATGCTCTCTTCATTGGATAAACCCTCCATGTTGTTCACCACATGTTTCTTGATCCGATGCTCAACTCTAGTTAAACATCTAATTTCCTGCCAGTATCAGGATCTCAGACACTTTATGACAACCCCCTGAATTGTAGGCTCACCAGATGAGGAAACGAGTTTGTTTTCAACACAGCAATGAGAAAATAAAGAGAACATTATGATTCAGCAAAAATGTCAGAGAAGTTTCCTTAGC comes from the Musa acuminata AAA Group cultivar baxijiao chromosome BXJ1-10, Cavendish_Baxijiao_AAA, whole genome shotgun sequence genome and includes:
- the LOC103969597 gene encoding protein CURVATURE THYLAKOID 1A, chloroplastic isoform X1; this translates as MAATAFAAASPPAAVLSGSRLLAPAPGSASHRAPVLLLPPPPRRSFSSPPISLSSSQPRADHCRFSSLRARATSSSEESSGSGDELLADLKEKWDSIENKSTVLLYGGGAIVAVWLSSVVVGAINSVPLLPKIMELVGLGYTGWFVYRYLLFKDSRKELVNDIEALKKKIAGTGE
- the LOC103969597 gene encoding protein CURVATURE THYLAKOID 1A, chloroplastic isoform X2 translates to MAATAFAAASPPAAVLSGSRLLAPAPGSASHRAPVLLLPPPPRRSFSSPPISLSSSQPRDHCRFSSLRARATSSSEESSGSGDELLADLKEKWDSIENKSTVLLYGGGAIVAVWLSSVVVGAINSVPLLPKIMELVGLGYTGWFVYRYLLFKDSRKELVNDIEALKKKIAGTGE